A single window of Pungitius pungitius chromosome 20, fPunPun2.1, whole genome shotgun sequence DNA harbors:
- the akap12b gene encoding A-kinase anchor protein 12b isoform X2 yields MLGTITLTVGQPDGVAQKEEVPEIMDTIQGDMAPEVNSEKVEKESPDANDISAVEEKAAEEKPQEANEVGFKKIFRFVGFKFTLKKDKSEEKDPVKLLTVKDKEEGEVDAVTDEPTKEEEAAPAEEKSSTEEKEAAAEAPTDEAEAIEADKAETTDAPAENTAAEATDEGAEKEGAEKEGETTMSPFRKLFSGGLFSNLRKKASIKKTKEEEDKVAAVEEETAKTEETAAAAVEEKEEKDNVEQQTTEETPATPEEVKSASTPEPEVAVEAPAAAPSEETKPEEEKAQPSAEEEKVPAEVTNEAELLSSQEKAKPQGSPLKKLFAGAGLKKLSTKKQKAKKDTETKLTAEPAAEQLQSSTESAEDQKNDSGPASPEEVGQEVIAVEVTQNESSQETDGEVAPDGEKKKDGIVAWSSFKKLVTPKKRVKRSSESEDEAAAEKTAKSATLSSSESAPLADKSVEEEAEEEKPAEDEPKTENTEKLASSTEEPKKKMDTSVSWEALMCMGGPKKRTRKTSDSDDEETKVEEESVAAALEGEQVRKTEAAIVSSQTTESDGEVGSSTEPLSPSPERESTWDTLKRMVMPKNKAKGEEKLEDSTEQVQSDSEAPKDESSFSLRKLFPGRKKKKAEKQASTEQSEEDSDTPAVVPLSEYEDQVEPAQQVIQEKPAEVHVDVSTEDRSPSWIPAAAEDGDDKHEQLSDIPEEAENAATPKSVDIDTAEEETEDKDNLPLEVPKRTGRRLSTAEVTSFAPAPSAETTLVPKGPKAESAEEEMEGLQAEISQIPPQTSVTVEDVPVEVGSEQTEYEPPTENAKSKTHTILEPHAHNDAMAICTGLGTKEIAKVAFQKPVMPGVEAVAVINDGLTTELSLEDKPAIAQEAISREISICNAQLHQVDTTELEPVVAGSDDLIAIQAAESHEPEIEMAVSVSTVQGEFEIIQPPTVNENLPEEVIRGDPITPTFEAAICTQSIQVAEPSVETKEVKMVVEHLAATEQNTVKEEVQCVSAEVVSTIDATEICVTNETEQTISVVEPSDVVVISQTVVLAAPVGAAASDLVALENTSEAVGEEPVQVQQTREEVEAQATVEAKSEIGAVTEQPGQDVEETVAEVEPAGEIEAQSIAIAQAVIQDAVDKVSEDAPEPEPEQATSTPVQAVATIEEEMETSPVISDTPVAVVCGKPASKSPQLLQVAMEVIDQVAVEVVTESLDASVEEKKPAEGLLKAVEIKASEENVVEEEVVEIKAENQAGEEKEQVDEEQSKEEAEVDEASVEKGAEVEEQQLEESKSEAPSEKNEVLAIHMPVQVVLQTAQVFEEPSVEEDVAQGFDCNGSLAEDTDVKSTATQSKLPTLSEEPQAAPGQDTEAEAPETPSGKCAEVMAQVIEVIEEAVKEIEPVSTEITAAS; encoded by the coding sequence tTGGCCAGCCTGATGGTGTGGCTCAGAAGGAGGAGGTTCCTGAGATCATGGACACCATCCAGGGCGACATGGCCCCTGAAGTAAACAGCGAAAAAGTGGAGAAAGAGTCTCCTGATGCTAATGACATCTCAGCTGTTGAGGAGAAAGCAGCGGAGGAAAAACCCCAAGAGGCCAACGAAGTAGGCTTCAAGAAGATCTTTCGCTTTGTGGGCTTTAAGTTCACgctgaaaaaggacaaaagtgAGGAGAAAGATCCTGTTAAGCTATTGACCGTCAAAGATAAGGAAGAAGGAGAGGTGGATGCTGTGACTGATGAACCTACGAAGGAGGAAGAGGCTGCCCCTGCCGAGGAGAAGAGCTCAACTGAGGAAAAGGAGGCTGCTGCAGAGGCACCTACTGATGAGGCCGAAGCCATCGAGGCGGACAAAGCTGAAACCACTGACGCACCAGCTGAAAACACAGCTGCTGAGGCTACTGATGAAGGAGCTGAAAAGGAAGGAGCTGAAAAGGAAGGAGAGACCACCATGTCCCCCTTCAGGAAGCTTTTCAGTGGAGGACTATTCTCTAATCTGAGAAAGAAGGCCAGCatcaagaaaacaaaagaagaggaagacaaggTGGCCGCTGTTGAGGAAGAGACAGCTAAGACAGAagaaactgctgctgctgctgtggaagaaaaggaggagaaagacaacGTTGAACAACAAACTACCGAGGAGACACCAGCCACTCCCGAGGAGGTGAAATCAGCGAGTACCCCAGAGCCCGAGGTCGCTGTTGAGGCCcctgctgctgcaccttctGAGGAGACCAAACCAGAAGAGGAAAAAGCACAACCGagtgcagaagaagagaaggTCCCCGCAGAGGTGACTAATGAGGCTGAGCTGCTATCATCACAGGAGAAGGCCAAGCCCCAGGGAAGCCCCCTGAAAAAGCTTTTCGCTGGAGCTGGCTTAAAGAAGCTCTCAACTAAGAAACAGAAAGCCAAGAAAGACACTGAGACAAAGCTCACTGCTGAACCCGCGGCTGAGCAGCTTCAATCCTCCACTGAGTCGGCAGAGGATCAAAAAAACGACAGTGGGCCCGCATCTCCTGAGGAGGTGGGACAGGAAGTTATTGCTGTGGAGGTGACCCAGAATGAGTCCAGCCAAGAGACCGATGGGGAAGTTGCCCctgatggagagaagaaaaaagacggcATCGTTGCCTGGTCCTCCTTCAAGAAACTGGTCACACCCAAGAAGCGTGTCAAACGGTCTTCTGAAAGTGAAGATGAAGCTGCAGCTGAAAAAACAGCTAAGTCGGCCACTCTGTCCTCTTCTGAGAGTGCCCCGTTAGCAGATAAGAGTgttgaggaggaggcagaggaggagaagccagCCGAGGACGAACCAAAGACTGAAAACACTGAGAAACTGGCCAGCAGCACCGAGGAgcccaaaaagaaaatggacacCTCTGTCTCCTGGGAGGCTCTCATGTGTATGGGTGGACCCAaaaagaggacgaggaagacgtCCGATTCGGACGATGAAGAGACCAAGGTCGAAGAGGAATCGGTGGCAGCAGCGTTGGAAGGGGAGCAGGTGAGAAAAACCGAGGCTGCCATTGTCAGTTCCCAAACCACAGAGAGTGACGGAGAAGTTGGTTCTTCCACTGAACCTTTGAGCCCATCTCCTGAGAGGGAGTCCACCTGGGACACACTGAAACGCATGGTTATGCCAAAGAATAAGGCCAAAGGTGAGGAAAAGCTGGAGGACAGTACAGAACAAGTCCAGTCAGACAGCGAGGCACCAAAAGATGAGTCGTCATTCTCTTTGAGGAAGCTCTTCCCCGGACGCAAAAAGAAGAAGGCTGAGAAACAAGCATCCACCGAACAGAGTGAGGAGGACTCTGACACCCCAGCTGTAGTTCCTCTATCAGAGTATGAAGACCAGGTCGAACCAGCTCAACAGGTCATCCAAGAAAAACCCGCTGAAGTCCACGTTGACGTTTCCACCGAAGATAGATCTCCTTCATGGATCCCAGCAGCCGCAGAAGACGGGGACGATAAACACGAGCAGCTCAGTGACATCCCGGAGGAGGCGGAGAATGCTGCCACGCCAAAGTCAGTCGACATCGATACCGCAGAGGAAGAAACTGAGGACAAGGATAATCTGCCTCTTGAAGTCCCCAAACGCACAGGGCGCAGACTGTCCACGGCCGAGGTAACCTCTTTTGCTCCAGCTCCATCTGCAGAAACTACTCTTGTTCCTAAAGGACCCAAGGCGGAGAgcgcagaggaggagatggagggctTACAAGCGGAAATCAGTCAAATCCCCCCCCAGACAAGTGTGACCGTTGAAGACGTACCAGTGGAAGTAGGCTCTGAGCAAACAGAGTACGAACCACCGACTGAAAATGCAAAGTCGAAGACCCACACCATCCTGGAGCCACACGCTCACAATGACGCCATGGCTATCTGCACCGGCCTCGGGACCAAGGAGATTGCCAAAGTAGCTTTTCAAAAGCCTGTGATGCCTGGTGTGGAGGCCGTGGCTGTGATCAATGATGGCTTAACCACAGAGTTGTCACTGGAAGATAAGCCAGCAATTGCACAGGAAGCCATCTCTAGAGAAATTTCCATCTGCAATGCCCAACTGCACCAAGTGGACACCACCGAGCTTGAGCCTGTCGTTGCAGGTTCAGATGACCTGATAGCCATTCAAGCTGCTGAGAGCCATGAACCCGAGATTGAGATGGCTGTGAGTGTCAGCACCGTTCAGGGGGAGTTTGAAATCATTCAGCCTCCCACCGTGAACGAGAACCTCCCAGAGGAGGTCATCAGAGGAGATCCCATCACACCAACATTCGAAGCAGCCATTTGCACGCAGAGCATACAAGTCGCTGAGCCATCTGTAGAAACCAAGGAAGTGAAAATGGTTGTGGAGCACCTTGCTGCAACAGAACAGAATACTGTAAAGGAGGAAGTCCAGTGTGTGAGTGCAGAGGTAGTCTCCACCATAGATGCAACGGAGATCTGTGTCACAAACGAGACTGAGCAAACCATTTCTGTGGTCGAACCAAGTGACGTTGTTGTTATCTCCCAAACGGTAGTCCTTGCGGCGCCTGTCGGTGCGGCGGCATCAGACCTGGTTGCCCTGGAAAACACATCAGAGGCCGTCGGTGAAGAACCCGTCCAGGTGCAGCAGACCCGGGAGGAGGTTGAAGCACAAGCGACTGTGGAGGCGAAGTCCGAGATCGGCGCAGTCACTGAGCAGCCCGGCCAGGATGTGGAGGAAACCGTGGCGGAAGTGGAGCCGGCGGGTGAGATCGAGGCTCAGAGCATCGCCATTGCCCAGGCTGTCATTCAGGATGCCGTGGATAAAGTTTCAGAAGATGCCCCTGAGCCCGAGCCCGAGCAAGCCACTTCTACACCAGTCCAGGCTGTAGCAACAatagaggaagagatggagaccAGCCCGGTTATCTCTGACACCCCGGTTGCGGTTGTCTGCGGAAAACCAGCATCAAAGTCACCTCAGCTGCTCCAAGTTGCCATGGAGGTCATCGACCAAGTCGCAGTCGAGGTCGTCACGGAGAGCCTCGACGCctctgtggaggagaagaaaccaGCCGAAGGGTTGCTGAAAGCGGTGGAGATAAAAGCAAGTGAGGAAAATGTAGTAGAGGAAGAAGTCGTAGAGATAAAAGCAGAGAATCAGGCAGGTGAGGAGAAGGAACAAGTCGACGAGGAACAGagcaaagaagaagcagaggttGACGAAGCAAGTGTAGAAAAAGGAGCCGAAGTGGAGGAACAACAGTTGGAGGAATCAAAGTCAGAGGCCCCTTCAGAGAAGAACGAAGTGCTTGCGATTCACATGCCGGTCCAAGTGGTACTGCAGACGGCGCAGGTGTTTGAGGAGCCGTCAGTGGAGGAAGATGTTGCCCAAGGGTTCGATTGCAACGGCTCTTTGGCTGAAGACACCGACGTGAAGAGCACCGCGACTCAAAGCAAACTCCCAACACTGTCAGAAGAACCCCAGGCCGCCCCGGGCCAAGACACAGAGGCAGAGGCACCAGAAACACCGTCGGGAAAGTGCGCAGAAGTGATGGCGCAGGTGATCGAGGTGATTGAGGAGGCTGTGAAGGAGATCGAGCCTGTTTCCACGGAGATCACAGCAGCATCATGA
- the akap12b gene encoding A-kinase anchor protein 12b isoform X1, with product MGAQSSVQRDGKDQEDDASASASASATAGEQGAEVDAPQEGSGVHDSKLLEKNGQISSMSSLNGHSEDNTLAEVGQPDGVAQKEEVPEIMDTIQGDMAPEVNSEKVEKESPDANDISAVEEKAAEEKPQEANEVGFKKIFRFVGFKFTLKKDKSEEKDPVKLLTVKDKEEGEVDAVTDEPTKEEEAAPAEEKSSTEEKEAAAEAPTDEAEAIEADKAETTDAPAENTAAEATDEGAEKEGAEKEGETTMSPFRKLFSGGLFSNLRKKASIKKTKEEEDKVAAVEEETAKTEETAAAAVEEKEEKDNVEQQTTEETPATPEEVKSASTPEPEVAVEAPAAAPSEETKPEEEKAQPSAEEEKVPAEVTNEAELLSSQEKAKPQGSPLKKLFAGAGLKKLSTKKQKAKKDTETKLTAEPAAEQLQSSTESAEDQKNDSGPASPEEVGQEVIAVEVTQNESSQETDGEVAPDGEKKKDGIVAWSSFKKLVTPKKRVKRSSESEDEAAAEKTAKSATLSSSESAPLADKSVEEEAEEEKPAEDEPKTENTEKLASSTEEPKKKMDTSVSWEALMCMGGPKKRTRKTSDSDDEETKVEEESVAAALEGEQVRKTEAAIVSSQTTESDGEVGSSTEPLSPSPERESTWDTLKRMVMPKNKAKGEEKLEDSTEQVQSDSEAPKDESSFSLRKLFPGRKKKKAEKQASTEQSEEDSDTPAVVPLSEYEDQVEPAQQVIQEKPAEVHVDVSTEDRSPSWIPAAAEDGDDKHEQLSDIPEEAENAATPKSVDIDTAEEETEDKDNLPLEVPKRTGRRLSTAEVTSFAPAPSAETTLVPKGPKAESAEEEMEGLQAEISQIPPQTSVTVEDVPVEVGSEQTEYEPPTENAKSKTHTILEPHAHNDAMAICTGLGTKEIAKVAFQKPVMPGVEAVAVINDGLTTELSLEDKPAIAQEAISREISICNAQLHQVDTTELEPVVAGSDDLIAIQAAESHEPEIEMAVSVSTVQGEFEIIQPPTVNENLPEEVIRGDPITPTFEAAICTQSIQVAEPSVETKEVKMVVEHLAATEQNTVKEEVQCVSAEVVSTIDATEICVTNETEQTISVVEPSDVVVISQTVVLAAPVGAAASDLVALENTSEAVGEEPVQVQQTREEVEAQATVEAKSEIGAVTEQPGQDVEETVAEVEPAGEIEAQSIAIAQAVIQDAVDKVSEDAPEPEPEQATSTPVQAVATIEEEMETSPVISDTPVAVVCGKPASKSPQLLQVAMEVIDQVAVEVVTESLDASVEEKKPAEGLLKAVEIKASEENVVEEEVVEIKAENQAGEEKEQVDEEQSKEEAEVDEASVEKGAEVEEQQLEESKSEAPSEKNEVLAIHMPVQVVLQTAQVFEEPSVEEDVAQGFDCNGSLAEDTDVKSTATQSKLPTLSEEPQAAPGQDTEAEAPETPSGKCAEVMAQVIEVIEEAVKEIEPVSTEITAAS from the coding sequence tTGGCCAGCCTGATGGTGTGGCTCAGAAGGAGGAGGTTCCTGAGATCATGGACACCATCCAGGGCGACATGGCCCCTGAAGTAAACAGCGAAAAAGTGGAGAAAGAGTCTCCTGATGCTAATGACATCTCAGCTGTTGAGGAGAAAGCAGCGGAGGAAAAACCCCAAGAGGCCAACGAAGTAGGCTTCAAGAAGATCTTTCGCTTTGTGGGCTTTAAGTTCACgctgaaaaaggacaaaagtgAGGAGAAAGATCCTGTTAAGCTATTGACCGTCAAAGATAAGGAAGAAGGAGAGGTGGATGCTGTGACTGATGAACCTACGAAGGAGGAAGAGGCTGCCCCTGCCGAGGAGAAGAGCTCAACTGAGGAAAAGGAGGCTGCTGCAGAGGCACCTACTGATGAGGCCGAAGCCATCGAGGCGGACAAAGCTGAAACCACTGACGCACCAGCTGAAAACACAGCTGCTGAGGCTACTGATGAAGGAGCTGAAAAGGAAGGAGCTGAAAAGGAAGGAGAGACCACCATGTCCCCCTTCAGGAAGCTTTTCAGTGGAGGACTATTCTCTAATCTGAGAAAGAAGGCCAGCatcaagaaaacaaaagaagaggaagacaaggTGGCCGCTGTTGAGGAAGAGACAGCTAAGACAGAagaaactgctgctgctgctgtggaagaaaaggaggagaaagacaacGTTGAACAACAAACTACCGAGGAGACACCAGCCACTCCCGAGGAGGTGAAATCAGCGAGTACCCCAGAGCCCGAGGTCGCTGTTGAGGCCcctgctgctgcaccttctGAGGAGACCAAACCAGAAGAGGAAAAAGCACAACCGagtgcagaagaagagaaggTCCCCGCAGAGGTGACTAATGAGGCTGAGCTGCTATCATCACAGGAGAAGGCCAAGCCCCAGGGAAGCCCCCTGAAAAAGCTTTTCGCTGGAGCTGGCTTAAAGAAGCTCTCAACTAAGAAACAGAAAGCCAAGAAAGACACTGAGACAAAGCTCACTGCTGAACCCGCGGCTGAGCAGCTTCAATCCTCCACTGAGTCGGCAGAGGATCAAAAAAACGACAGTGGGCCCGCATCTCCTGAGGAGGTGGGACAGGAAGTTATTGCTGTGGAGGTGACCCAGAATGAGTCCAGCCAAGAGACCGATGGGGAAGTTGCCCctgatggagagaagaaaaaagacggcATCGTTGCCTGGTCCTCCTTCAAGAAACTGGTCACACCCAAGAAGCGTGTCAAACGGTCTTCTGAAAGTGAAGATGAAGCTGCAGCTGAAAAAACAGCTAAGTCGGCCACTCTGTCCTCTTCTGAGAGTGCCCCGTTAGCAGATAAGAGTgttgaggaggaggcagaggaggagaagccagCCGAGGACGAACCAAAGACTGAAAACACTGAGAAACTGGCCAGCAGCACCGAGGAgcccaaaaagaaaatggacacCTCTGTCTCCTGGGAGGCTCTCATGTGTATGGGTGGACCCAaaaagaggacgaggaagacgtCCGATTCGGACGATGAAGAGACCAAGGTCGAAGAGGAATCGGTGGCAGCAGCGTTGGAAGGGGAGCAGGTGAGAAAAACCGAGGCTGCCATTGTCAGTTCCCAAACCACAGAGAGTGACGGAGAAGTTGGTTCTTCCACTGAACCTTTGAGCCCATCTCCTGAGAGGGAGTCCACCTGGGACACACTGAAACGCATGGTTATGCCAAAGAATAAGGCCAAAGGTGAGGAAAAGCTGGAGGACAGTACAGAACAAGTCCAGTCAGACAGCGAGGCACCAAAAGATGAGTCGTCATTCTCTTTGAGGAAGCTCTTCCCCGGACGCAAAAAGAAGAAGGCTGAGAAACAAGCATCCACCGAACAGAGTGAGGAGGACTCTGACACCCCAGCTGTAGTTCCTCTATCAGAGTATGAAGACCAGGTCGAACCAGCTCAACAGGTCATCCAAGAAAAACCCGCTGAAGTCCACGTTGACGTTTCCACCGAAGATAGATCTCCTTCATGGATCCCAGCAGCCGCAGAAGACGGGGACGATAAACACGAGCAGCTCAGTGACATCCCGGAGGAGGCGGAGAATGCTGCCACGCCAAAGTCAGTCGACATCGATACCGCAGAGGAAGAAACTGAGGACAAGGATAATCTGCCTCTTGAAGTCCCCAAACGCACAGGGCGCAGACTGTCCACGGCCGAGGTAACCTCTTTTGCTCCAGCTCCATCTGCAGAAACTACTCTTGTTCCTAAAGGACCCAAGGCGGAGAgcgcagaggaggagatggagggctTACAAGCGGAAATCAGTCAAATCCCCCCCCAGACAAGTGTGACCGTTGAAGACGTACCAGTGGAAGTAGGCTCTGAGCAAACAGAGTACGAACCACCGACTGAAAATGCAAAGTCGAAGACCCACACCATCCTGGAGCCACACGCTCACAATGACGCCATGGCTATCTGCACCGGCCTCGGGACCAAGGAGATTGCCAAAGTAGCTTTTCAAAAGCCTGTGATGCCTGGTGTGGAGGCCGTGGCTGTGATCAATGATGGCTTAACCACAGAGTTGTCACTGGAAGATAAGCCAGCAATTGCACAGGAAGCCATCTCTAGAGAAATTTCCATCTGCAATGCCCAACTGCACCAAGTGGACACCACCGAGCTTGAGCCTGTCGTTGCAGGTTCAGATGACCTGATAGCCATTCAAGCTGCTGAGAGCCATGAACCCGAGATTGAGATGGCTGTGAGTGTCAGCACCGTTCAGGGGGAGTTTGAAATCATTCAGCCTCCCACCGTGAACGAGAACCTCCCAGAGGAGGTCATCAGAGGAGATCCCATCACACCAACATTCGAAGCAGCCATTTGCACGCAGAGCATACAAGTCGCTGAGCCATCTGTAGAAACCAAGGAAGTGAAAATGGTTGTGGAGCACCTTGCTGCAACAGAACAGAATACTGTAAAGGAGGAAGTCCAGTGTGTGAGTGCAGAGGTAGTCTCCACCATAGATGCAACGGAGATCTGTGTCACAAACGAGACTGAGCAAACCATTTCTGTGGTCGAACCAAGTGACGTTGTTGTTATCTCCCAAACGGTAGTCCTTGCGGCGCCTGTCGGTGCGGCGGCATCAGACCTGGTTGCCCTGGAAAACACATCAGAGGCCGTCGGTGAAGAACCCGTCCAGGTGCAGCAGACCCGGGAGGAGGTTGAAGCACAAGCGACTGTGGAGGCGAAGTCCGAGATCGGCGCAGTCACTGAGCAGCCCGGCCAGGATGTGGAGGAAACCGTGGCGGAAGTGGAGCCGGCGGGTGAGATCGAGGCTCAGAGCATCGCCATTGCCCAGGCTGTCATTCAGGATGCCGTGGATAAAGTTTCAGAAGATGCCCCTGAGCCCGAGCCCGAGCAAGCCACTTCTACACCAGTCCAGGCTGTAGCAACAatagaggaagagatggagaccAGCCCGGTTATCTCTGACACCCCGGTTGCGGTTGTCTGCGGAAAACCAGCATCAAAGTCACCTCAGCTGCTCCAAGTTGCCATGGAGGTCATCGACCAAGTCGCAGTCGAGGTCGTCACGGAGAGCCTCGACGCctctgtggaggagaagaaaccaGCCGAAGGGTTGCTGAAAGCGGTGGAGATAAAAGCAAGTGAGGAAAATGTAGTAGAGGAAGAAGTCGTAGAGATAAAAGCAGAGAATCAGGCAGGTGAGGAGAAGGAACAAGTCGACGAGGAACAGagcaaagaagaagcagaggttGACGAAGCAAGTGTAGAAAAAGGAGCCGAAGTGGAGGAACAACAGTTGGAGGAATCAAAGTCAGAGGCCCCTTCAGAGAAGAACGAAGTGCTTGCGATTCACATGCCGGTCCAAGTGGTACTGCAGACGGCGCAGGTGTTTGAGGAGCCGTCAGTGGAGGAAGATGTTGCCCAAGGGTTCGATTGCAACGGCTCTTTGGCTGAAGACACCGACGTGAAGAGCACCGCGACTCAAAGCAAACTCCCAACACTGTCAGAAGAACCCCAGGCCGCCCCGGGCCAAGACACAGAGGCAGAGGCACCAGAAACACCGTCGGGAAAGTGCGCAGAAGTGATGGCGCAGGTGATCGAGGTGATTGAGGAGGCTGTGAAGGAGATCGAGCCTGTTTCCACGGAGATCACAGCAGCATCATGA
- the zbtb2b gene encoding zinc finger and BTB domain-containing protein 2b, giving the protein MELANHGLILLQQLNAQREFGFLCDCTVAIGDVFFKAHKAVLAAFSNYFRMLFIHQDSDCVRLKAADIQPDIFSYLLNLMYTGKLAPQLIDPARLEQGVRFLHAYPLLQEASQSVYSHTEQHSINLSTSLYGIQISDQQVGLSARLTSQRQLSSPFDMEQLSSEGKYLSTPAATASYDNSLVPKVASSPPDVEASTSGTKPAAEEGAMDLLSGDASSATAILHVKPSIMKRNSSFRKHYSCHLCRSRFTQRSLLREHLLQHTHSLQQAPAEPSSALSPVLSVEQSMLELEGVLKGSKAALGALAAATAVEIISDSEQTPVSGTNSDSPRAEVTTSSWGVGGLNSQADTPPPSDIADIDNLESADLDREVKRRKYECSTCGRKFIQKSHWREHMYIHTGKPFKCSACGKSFCRANQAARHVCLNQGADTYTMVDRQSMELCAAGDDSSQMEAMFLGSSKPYKCNICATTFSSPNEVIKHLCFTQGGLVGLQGNAGAGMLLQREEFSKDDGSDLSNSGTPLEPLKTEEILVE; this is encoded by the exons ATGGAGTTGGCCAACCATGGTCTtatcctgctgcagcagctcaacGCTCAGAGGGAGTTTGGCTTCCTGTGCGACTGCACTGTGGCTATAGGAGATGTCTTCTTCAAAGCCCACAAAGCTGTCCTCGCTGCCTTCTCAAACTACTTCCGGATGCTCTTCATTCACCAGGACAG TGATTGCGTGCGGCTGAAGGCTGCTGACATACAGCCGGATATCTTCAGCTACCTCCTCAACCTGATGTACACAGGCAAGCTCGCCCCCCAGTTGATAGACCCTGCACGCCTGGAGCAGGGGGTCAGATTCCTGCACGCCTATCCACTCTTGCAGGAGGCCAGCCAGTCTGTGTATTCCCACACCGAGCAGCACAGCATCAACCTTTCCACCTCCCTCTACGGCATCCAGATCTCTGACCAACAGGTAGGGCTGTCGGCTAGATTGACCTCTCAACGGCAGCTCTCTTCTCCTTTCGACATGGAGCAGCTGAGCTCCGAGGGGAAGTATCTATCCACGCCGGCTGCAACAGCTTCCTACGACAACTCCTTAGTGCCCAAGGTAGCTTCGTCGCCCCCGGACGTGGAGGCCTCGACCAGCGGCACCAAGCCCGCAGCTGAGGAGGGGGCGATGGACTTACTGAGTGGGGATGCTTCCTCGGCCACTGCCATCCTCCACGTGAAGCCCAGCATCATGAAGAGGAACTCCTCCTTTCGGAAGCACTACTCCTGTCATCTGTGCAGGAGTCGTTTCACCCAGAGGAGCCTCCTGAGGGAGCATCTCCTCCAACACACCCATTCTCTACAGCAGGCGCCCGCTGAGCCCAGCAGCGCGCTCTCACCCGTCCTGAGCGTAGAACAAAGCATGCTAGAGTTAGAGGGGGTCCTGAAGGGAAGCAAGGCAGCGTTAGGGGCCTTGGCCGCCGCCACAGCCGTAGAGATAATCAGTGACAGCGAGCAGACGCCGGTTTCGGGAACCAACTCGGACTCTCCGCGCGCCGAGGTGACCACCTCCAGCTGGGGGGTGGGAGGACTGAATTCCCAGGCGGACACGCCGCCTCCGTCGGACATTGCGGACATCGACAACCTGGAGAGCGCCGACCTCGACCGCGAGGTGAAGCGGAGGAAGTACGAGTGCTCCACCTGCGGGCGCAAGTTCATTCAGAAGAGCCACTGGCGCGAGCACATGTACATCCACACTGGAAAGCCGTTCAAGTGCAGCGCTTGCGGCAAGAGCTTCTGCCGGGCCAACCAGGCCGCCCGCCACGTGTGCCTGAACCAGGGCGCCGACACCTACACCATGGTGGACCGTCAGAGCATGGAGCTGTGCGCCGCGGGGGACGACAGCAGCCAGATGGAGGCGATGTTCTTGGGCTCGTCGAAGCCttacaaatgcaacatttgtgCGACCACCTTCTCCAGTCCCAACGAGGTGATCAAACATTTGTGCTTCACTCAAGGGGGGTTGGTGGGGCTGCAGGGAAACGCGGGCGCCGGGATGCTGCTCCAGCGCGAAGAGTTCTCCAAAGATGACGGCTCCGATCTGTCCAACTCCGGCACCCCGCTGGAACCATTAAAGACTGAGGAGATCCTTGTAGAGTAG